One window from the genome of Gimesia aquarii encodes:
- a CDS encoding DUF1559 domain-containing protein: MGNRIRGFTLVEFLVVMAIIAILIALILPAVQNAREAARRTQCKNNLKQIGLALHNYQSTHSRFPPGFCADLATDGGEWSVHARLLPHLEQANLASLIDFADTHGSGDSATVAVRKTRVAPYLCPSEIQDRVRTDGSGNPTDYPVNYGFNFGTWQVWDNATQKAGDGAFTPNSAFAPADITDGLSNTLAASEVKAFTHYLRDGSGGGPTAPTPSGISALGGQFQPTGHTEWVDGRVHQTGFTTTFTPNTVVTHADSGTTFDIDYTSCREDKPTATCMGPTYAAVTSRSYHPGIVNVLLLDGSSRSVSDSIDATVWKNLSARADGATIGEF; encoded by the coding sequence ATGGGTAATCGAATTCGCGGATTTACACTGGTCGAATTTCTGGTCGTGATGGCGATCATCGCCATCCTGATCGCGTTGATTCTGCCAGCCGTGCAGAATGCGCGCGAAGCGGCCCGGCGAACGCAGTGTAAGAATAATCTGAAACAAATCGGGCTGGCATTGCATAACTATCAGTCCACACATTCACGGTTTCCGCCAGGATTCTGTGCGGACCTTGCGACCGATGGTGGTGAATGGTCGGTTCACGCGCGGCTGCTGCCTCATCTTGAGCAGGCGAATCTCGCATCTCTAATCGACTTTGCGGACACGCACGGAAGCGGTGACAGTGCCACTGTCGCCGTCAGGAAAACTCGTGTGGCACCGTACCTGTGTCCGAGCGAGATTCAGGACCGTGTTCGAACCGACGGCAGCGGAAATCCCACTGACTATCCAGTCAACTACGGCTTCAATTTCGGAACGTGGCAGGTTTGGGACAACGCAACGCAGAAAGCCGGCGACGGGGCGTTCACTCCGAACTCGGCATTCGCGCCAGCCGATATCACCGACGGACTCAGCAATACTCTCGCCGCATCCGAAGTCAAAGCATTCACACATTATCTGCGGGATGGTAGTGGCGGCGGGCCTACTGCTCCGACACCATCGGGTATCAGTGCGCTCGGAGGTCAATTCCAGCCCACGGGTCATACAGAGTGGGTAGATGGTCGCGTTCATCAGACCGGATTTACGACGACGTTTACACCAAACACGGTGGTGACTCACGCCGACAGCGGAACAACTTTTGACATCGACTATACCTCGTGTCGTGAGGATAAACCGACTGCAACCTGCATGGGACCAACGTACGCAGCAGTCACCTCGCGAAGCTATCACCCGGGCATTGTGAATGTGTTACTGCTTGACGGATCAAGCCGCAGCGTCAGTGATTCCATTGATGCGACCGTCTGGAAAAACCTCAGTGCCCGGGCCGACGGTGCGACCATCGGCGAGTTTTGA
- a CDS encoding TetR/AcrR family transcriptional regulator, whose protein sequence is MPKPDVSDERKPQILSAAAELFSKYGIHASSMNEVSKAAKLSKAAVYHYYDSKDALVEALVRQLFDSDQPEVRNLIASKGPALERLDTYAKGLVRLLEKNKVLYPIFAEFKAMASRNRNVLMILKPYFTEYIKVFTAIVEEGIDKGEIRGEVNAVDAAWTLASIFEGSITMRHATGRPLKKILLPSVKLFLEGIEK, encoded by the coding sequence ATGCCAAAACCGGACGTCAGCGATGAACGAAAACCACAGATTCTGTCGGCTGCGGCTGAGCTGTTCAGCAAATATGGAATTCACGCTTCCAGCATGAACGAAGTTTCCAAGGCAGCGAAGCTGAGTAAGGCGGCGGTCTACCACTATTACGACAGCAAGGATGCGCTGGTGGAAGCACTTGTTCGTCAGCTTTTTGATAGTGATCAACCCGAGGTGAGAAATTTGATTGCGAGTAAAGGTCCTGCCCTGGAACGTCTCGACACTTATGCAAAAGGGCTTGTGCGCCTTCTTGAGAAGAATAAGGTCCTGTATCCGATTTTTGCTGAGTTTAAGGCGATGGCGTCGAGGAACAGGAACGTCCTAATGATTTTGAAACCGTACTTTACTGAATACATCAAAGTATTCACTGCGATTGTCGAGGAGGGCATCGACAAGGGAGAAATTCGAGGAGAAGTAAATGCCGTCGACGCGGCTTGGACTCTTGCATCGATATTTGAAGGCAGTATTACGATGCGTCATGCAACTGGTCGCCCACTGAAGAAAATCCTTCTACCGAGTGTTAAGCTGTTCTTGGAAGGCATTGAGAAGTGA
- a CDS encoding phosphate ABC transporter substrate-binding protein — MKPLTLFVVVMVWSVTDCFSEERPQPASDRPLIKRDIVGLWLMGQSLCEGAESLPIVTRSNGDWGNYMFQRGVRTWSYGKYCDKPHERPAEQFSFVPLTATVNGGLGETIANGLADHLKSSFTSSQRDLKERQKKTPHYLVTYAGQGGRLIDELSSVDQSTDPRTPESRQHGGGYYQTSLDDARRAKAQAAAKGENFGIAALIWMQGEANAGPTEGINPSRWGKEIPRPAGLHWYRDRLIEYRNRWSHDLQLITGQTTEIPLFTYQTLSSAGEAQLLAADKDPHITMVGPHYMVASALNSRYSGRYGDPIHMSADGERWFGEQVAKVVHRVLKLGETWQPLRPLKAWVSPDRASVLVEFHVPRPPLVLDETFLPREQLVRGQGYHSLYGFQIRNSARAVSAIKAIEMESPSRLRIQLVSPLKTGTHFTLSYGLPYAGQVGKITQIRTGPVIEGQSTTELILNQKFDPQLKPLLAEGAFFVANMLAGDAYAQAPIRHVTESEGKTILRFENRERRKKKSFDTGQTLTAYRGFSFGNLRDSDPEKAIYQFADPGYGTRAGEPYPLWNWCVLFKQFPISDQ; from the coding sequence ATGAAGCCACTTACACTTTTCGTCGTCGTCATGGTTTGGTCGGTCACCGACTGTTTTTCCGAAGAGAGACCGCAGCCAGCTTCGGATCGGCCTCTAATCAAGCGTGATATTGTTGGTCTCTGGTTAATGGGGCAATCTTTATGTGAAGGTGCCGAGTCACTGCCCATTGTCACGCGATCGAATGGTGACTGGGGAAACTATATGTTCCAGCGTGGTGTGCGCACCTGGTCTTATGGTAAGTATTGTGACAAGCCACACGAGCGACCTGCAGAACAGTTCTCTTTTGTGCCACTCACTGCAACTGTCAACGGTGGACTGGGTGAGACAATCGCCAATGGTCTGGCTGATCATTTGAAATCCAGTTTCACCAGTTCTCAGCGGGACCTAAAAGAGAGACAGAAAAAAACGCCTCATTATTTAGTAACTTATGCAGGTCAGGGCGGACGGTTGATTGACGAACTTTCCAGCGTTGATCAATCGACTGATCCTCGTACACCTGAATCCAGGCAGCATGGCGGCGGCTATTATCAAACGAGTCTTGATGATGCCCGCCGTGCCAAAGCGCAAGCGGCAGCCAAGGGTGAAAATTTTGGAATCGCGGCTTTAATCTGGATGCAGGGGGAAGCCAATGCCGGACCAACAGAAGGTATTAATCCCAGTCGATGGGGGAAAGAAATTCCTCGTCCCGCAGGACTGCACTGGTATCGGGATCGGCTCATTGAATACCGAAATCGATGGTCGCATGACTTGCAGCTAATTACCGGGCAAACCACTGAGATTCCACTGTTTACCTATCAGACATTGAGCAGTGCCGGTGAGGCACAACTGTTGGCTGCGGACAAGGATCCGCACATCACTATGGTCGGCCCGCATTACATGGTAGCGAGTGCTTTGAACAGTCGCTATTCCGGCAGATATGGTGACCCGATCCATATGTCAGCCGACGGCGAACGCTGGTTTGGCGAACAGGTAGCCAAGGTGGTACATCGTGTCCTGAAGTTGGGTGAAACATGGCAGCCTTTGCGTCCGTTGAAAGCCTGGGTTTCGCCGGATCGTGCCAGTGTGCTGGTCGAATTTCATGTGCCACGACCACCGCTGGTATTGGATGAAACATTTCTTCCGCGAGAACAGTTAGTAAGAGGCCAGGGTTACCACTCCCTCTATGGATTCCAGATACGGAACAGCGCCCGTGCTGTCTCAGCGATCAAGGCAATTGAAATGGAATCGCCTTCACGCCTGCGAATTCAATTGGTGTCTCCGCTCAAAACAGGCACACATTTTACGCTCAGCTATGGACTACCTTACGCGGGGCAAGTCGGAAAAATTACTCAAATCAGAACTGGACCTGTCATCGAAGGTCAGTCCACAACTGAACTGATCCTCAATCAAAAATTCGATCCTCAACTCAAACCACTACTGGCTGAAGGTGCGTTCTTCGTGGCCAACATGCTGGCCGGCGATGCTTACGCACAGGCACCCATTCGACACGTGACTGAAAGTGAGGGAAAAACCATACTTCGCTTTGAGAATCGGGAACGTCGCAAGAAGAAAAGTTTCGATACCGGGCAAACACTCACAGCATATCGAGGTTTCTCGTTTGGAAATCTGCGAGATTCTGATCCTGAAAAAGCCATTTATCAATTTGCTGACCCGGGTTATGGCACGCGTGCAGGGGAACCTTATCCCCTCTGGAACTGGTGCGTCCTGTTTAAGCAGTTCCCCATTTCAGATCAATGA
- a CDS encoding phage integrase N-terminal SAM-like domain-containing protein: protein MRNKLRVRHYVWKTEQAYVMWIERFLCFHRERNRRRWRNPRQMGKMDIEQYLSA from the coding sequence ATGCGAAATAAGTTGCGAGTGAGGCACTATGTATGGAAGACCGAGCAGGCTTACGTGATGTGGATCGAGAGATTCTTGTGTTTTCATCGTGAACGCAATCGGCGCCGGTGGAGGAATCCTCGTCAGATGGGAAAGATGGACATCGAGCAATACCTGTCGGCATAG
- a CDS encoding cation:proton antiporter has translation MNFFDIAGILVALAAAFAFINHKLLKLPTTVGLMLLAMLHAISLLLIDRIVPGASVLTAAETLIGSIDFDQTLMQGMLGYLLFAGALHVNLNDLKKQTAVIALLATIGVLATTFIVGGLTYVITGWLGIKVRFIYCLIFGSIVAPTDPIAVLGIFKSLGAPKSLETKIAGESLFNDGVGVVVFIALLSIAGLGGHGESHEDLTNKDESNRVVQQSEQEHPHEVQAGSEMAETNASDVAKLFALEAGGGIALGFVLGLLAFFLLRSIDHYATEILLSLAVVTSGYALAMKLHLSGPLAMVVAGLILGNHGRTLAMSDKTRQHLDTFWELVDELLNAVLFVLIGLEVLVLSFQEQYLLAGALAIPAALLARFLSVGTVMTILKKATGQEFTPHAIKVMTWGGLRGGISVALALSLKEEIHAQQSQYDNIGELILTMTYVVVAFSILVGGLTIGPMLSRLGLTGQGKTEAH, from the coding sequence ATGAATTTCTTCGATATCGCTGGCATCCTCGTGGCCCTCGCAGCGGCCTTCGCATTCATCAACCATAAACTGCTCAAGCTGCCAACAACGGTAGGCCTGATGCTGCTGGCAATGCTGCACGCAATCAGCCTGCTGCTGATTGATCGGATTGTACCGGGGGCAAGCGTGCTCACCGCGGCCGAGACGCTCATCGGCTCAATCGACTTCGACCAGACGCTGATGCAGGGCATGCTCGGCTACCTGCTCTTTGCCGGGGCGTTGCATGTTAACCTCAACGACCTTAAGAAACAAACTGCGGTCATCGCCCTGCTCGCGACCATCGGCGTCCTCGCCACGACGTTCATCGTCGGCGGGCTCACCTACGTCATCACCGGCTGGCTTGGGATCAAGGTCCGCTTCATCTACTGCCTGATCTTCGGCTCGATCGTCGCCCCAACCGACCCGATCGCGGTCCTGGGGATCTTCAAGAGCCTCGGTGCACCCAAGTCGCTGGAGACCAAGATCGCGGGGGAGTCGCTGTTTAACGATGGCGTGGGCGTGGTGGTATTTATTGCACTCCTGAGTATCGCGGGGTTGGGGGGGCATGGCGAGTCCCATGAAGACTTAACGAATAAGGATGAGTCTAATCGTGTCGTTCAGCAGAGCGAACAAGAACATCCGCACGAGGTTCAAGCAGGCAGCGAGATGGCAGAGACGAACGCAAGCGATGTCGCGAAGCTCTTCGCCCTGGAAGCTGGTGGCGGAATTGCGCTGGGCTTTGTGCTGGGGCTGCTCGCGTTCTTCCTGTTGCGATCCATTGATCACTACGCGACGGAGATTTTGCTTTCGCTGGCGGTGGTGACGAGCGGGTATGCGCTGGCGATGAAGCTGCACCTTTCCGGGCCGTTGGCGATGGTGGTCGCGGGGCTGATCCTGGGGAACCATGGCCGAACGCTGGCGATGTCCGACAAAACGCGCCAGCACCTGGACACGTTCTGGGAGTTGGTGGACGAACTTCTAAATGCGGTGCTGTTTGTGTTGATCGGGCTGGAGGTCCTGGTGCTGTCGTTCCAGGAGCAATACCTGCTGGCCGGGGCGCTGGCAATCCCCGCTGCGTTGCTAGCAAGGTTCCTGTCCGTTGGCACGGTGATGACCATCTTGAAGAAAGCTACCGGCCAGGAATTCACGCCGCACGCGATCAAGGTTATGACCTGGGGCGGCCTTCGCGGCGGGATTAGTGTTGCACTCGCACTCTCGCTCAAGGAAGAGATCCATGCTCAACAATCGCAGTACGACAACATCGGTGAACTCATCCTGACCATGACCTACGTCGTCGTCGCCTTCTCAATCCTCGTCGGCGGCCTGACCATCGGCCCGATGCTGAGCAGATTGGGCCTCACGGGGCAGGGCAAAACAGAAGCCCATTAA
- a CDS encoding helix-turn-helix domain-containing protein produces the protein MTNNSKSKFGYLLTFWRKKSSLSQQQLALTAGTTSRHLSFIETGRSRPGRGLVLRLGQALDLSIRNRNELLVAAGFAPSYPERDLRDERTKPYLRAVESILEQHEPYPGAAFNSLGCIVLANRPFRTMFPDCLRLSPEEAVDVWFAPGLHRDRMENWAEVAWAWIDRQQHEIVRTNNIKLAKLVERALVHLSDVERPEPPQNYPDVIGPRFRIGDKVIQTFFTVMKFESALEITLNELRIELLFPLDETATEFFQTLDYS, from the coding sequence ATGACTAACAATTCGAAGTCTAAATTTGGCTATTTACTTACATTTTGGCGTAAGAAATCATCCCTGAGTCAGCAGCAATTGGCACTTACTGCCGGGACAACTTCCCGACACCTGTCCTTTATTGAAACCGGGCGGTCACGTCCAGGACGCGGCCTAGTGTTGCGTTTAGGGCAGGCACTCGACCTTTCCATTCGAAACCGAAATGAGCTGTTGGTGGCAGCAGGATTCGCCCCAAGTTACCCAGAGCGCGACTTGCGAGATGAACGAACTAAGCCATATCTTCGGGCTGTTGAGTCGATACTTGAACAGCACGAGCCCTACCCTGGCGCGGCCTTTAATTCGCTGGGGTGCATAGTGCTGGCTAATCGACCATTTCGCACTATGTTTCCTGACTGCCTGCGTCTGTCCCCCGAAGAGGCTGTAGACGTATGGTTTGCCCCAGGGCTACATCGAGACCGCATGGAAAACTGGGCGGAGGTTGCTTGGGCTTGGATAGACCGGCAGCAACATGAGATCGTCCGAACAAATAATATCAAACTTGCCAAATTAGTTGAGCGTGCATTGGTCCACCTGAGCGACGTGGAGAGGCCCGAGCCACCGCAGAACTACCCGGACGTAATTGGCCCTCGTTTTCGAATTGGCGACAAGGTGATTCAAACATTCTTCACCGTAATGAAGTTTGAATCCGCCCTTGAGATTACGCTCAACGAATTGAGAATTGAGTTGCTCTTTCCGCTCGATGAAACGGCTACTGAATTCTTTCAAACTCTTGATTATTCGTAG
- a CDS encoding DUF2306 domain-containing protein, which yields MGYISRKEWALLICLFVFSFVPVVGGALRIVEIAGGPAIAPNNLRINADPLPALLHLLGAIPFCILGAFQFLPSIRKHAPKWHRCNGWIVIQGGIVSSITGLWMTQVYDLPVELQGGFLYFVRMVMGTAMTFFILLGLAAIRKRRVDVHSSWMIRAYAIGQGASTQTLIGLTWMAVMKEEPAGFPRDVMMTLAWVVNLMVAEWIIRKPSKN from the coding sequence ATGGGGTACATTAGCAGGAAAGAATGGGCGCTCTTAATTTGCTTATTTGTGTTTAGCTTCGTTCCGGTCGTTGGCGGTGCACTTCGAATTGTTGAGATCGCAGGCGGTCCAGCTATCGCACCTAACAACCTACGTATAAATGCCGACCCGCTGCCAGCTTTGTTACATCTGCTTGGAGCGATTCCCTTTTGTATTCTCGGTGCATTTCAGTTTCTTCCGAGCATTCGTAAGCATGCACCGAAATGGCATCGATGCAACGGATGGATTGTTATCCAGGGAGGAATCGTATCATCTATAACCGGCTTATGGATGACGCAAGTCTATGATCTTCCGGTTGAGTTGCAGGGCGGTTTTCTTTACTTCGTCCGAATGGTGATGGGGACGGCAATGACATTTTTTATACTACTCGGCCTAGCGGCCATTAGAAAACGACGAGTTGACGTACATAGTTCGTGGATGATACGCGCATACGCAATCGGACAAGGAGCATCCACTCAGACATTGATAGGTTTAACTTGGATGGCGGTGATGAAAGAAGAGCCGGCTGGTTTTCCCAGAGATGTGATGATGACGTTAGCTTGGGTGGTCAATTTGATGGTGGCCGAGTGGATCATCCGGAAACCGAGCAAAAACTGA
- a CDS encoding DUF2200 domain-containing protein translates to MKQPPPGTEERIAKMTFALVYPHYVAKIEKKGRTKEELHEVIKWLTGYDAKKLKSLIDNEVTFETFFKKCKLNPNAHLIKGVICGYRVEELKNPLIQKARYLDKLVDELAKGRKMEKILRVDE, encoded by the coding sequence ATGAAACAGCCCCCTCCCGGTACAGAAGAACGCATTGCAAAAATGACCTTCGCGTTAGTCTACCCTCACTACGTTGCGAAAATTGAAAAGAAAGGCAGAACCAAAGAAGAGCTACACGAAGTCATCAAGTGGCTGACTGGCTACGATGCAAAAAAGTTGAAATCCCTGATCGACAACGAAGTGACCTTTGAGACTTTTTTCAAGAAATGTAAGCTGAATCCGAATGCACACCTCATTAAGGGGGTCATTTGTGGCTACAGAGTTGAAGAGTTGAAAAATCCATTGATCCAAAAGGCTAGGTATCTAGACAAGCTGGTCGACGAGTTGGCCAAGGGAAGGAAGATGGAAAAAATACTGCGTGTCGATGAATAA